Proteins encoded by one window of Cannabis sativa cultivar Pink pepper isolate KNU-18-1 chromosome 4, ASM2916894v1, whole genome shotgun sequence:
- the LOC115714932 gene encoding mitochondrial ATP-independent inner membrane protease subunit 2 — translation MVSLSTWFRYIAHKFEYSVALSWKNYKRGQITDREVGDAVWKNLLQGRLSYLHWNKGEEMTPTVGGGTLLVRKLPATDPAHVFVGDVVVLKDPENPESYIVRRVAAIEGYEMVSTDANDEPFVLEKDECWILADNDKLKPKEANDSRKFGPVPMTDVVGRVMYCLRTAVDHGPVKNSPYGMRKDMPVLMVELDVDELAKNHKA, via the exons ATGGTCTCCCTCTCAACCTGGTTTCGCTACATAGCCCACAAGTTTGAGTATTCCGTCGCTCTTAGCTGGAAG AATTATAAAAGAGGTCAAATTACTGACAGAGAAGTGGGTGATGCTGTATGGAAAAATCTTCTTCAAGGAAGGCTATCATACTTGCATTGGAACAAAGGAGAGGAGATGACCCCGACTGTTGGCGGAGGAACTCTTCTTGTTCGGAAACTACCAGCTACCGATCCAgc GCATGTTTTTGTTGGAGATGTAGTAGTATTGAAGGATCCCGAGAACCCAGAAAGTTATATAGTACGAAGAGTGGCTGCTATTGAAGGGTACGAAATGGTCTCTACTGATGCAAATGATGAACCTTTTGTTCTTGAAAAAGATGAGTGCTGGATTTTGGCTGACAATGATAAATTGAAGCCCAAG GAAGCCAATGACAGTCGAAAATTCGGTCCAGTTCCCATGACAGACGTAGTTGGTAGAGTCATGTATTGCCTACGAACAGCCGTGGATCATGGACCTGTGAAGAATAG TCCATATGGGATGCGAAAAGATATGCCCGTATTGATGGTTGAATTGGACGTCGATGAGCTCGCCAAGAATCACAAAGCCTGA